Genomic segment of Primulina tabacum isolate GXHZ01 chromosome 11, ASM2559414v2, whole genome shotgun sequence:
TAATTCCTCAAAACAAagtctttacaactgaaataaaataaaactgcGGAAACGTCTTACATGAAATTGAAAGTACTAAAATTCGAAAATCCCTTTAAAGCAAAtctcgaaatttaaaataatcaacagccccaaaattgatcagattcttcttcttcaacccgttcttcggatttatctggggaaggttgtaaggggtgagtgatatggtcgtcactcagcaagtgggggccgttcgagcacaacataaaaatatgacacaattttcgaaaaatagttTGACACATAAACATAGACATATCATGTTTTTCGtaccatattcatattcatatcgtAACATAACAGCACTGCGATTTTTCCACCTTCTATGATtcactgatatcagtccctaagttttaatcctctaagggggcaaGGCCATAAAATGGTTCTATCCCACCGCCAAGgtccatatgttggaattccacccattttcaggaAATTCTCACAGTGCCAACACATAAAGTaccaagatttaaaaaaaaacgtaGAGACACATCGATGGTGCTCGACTGAATTTTAAAAAGACAGGAAAGACACATAACCGAAAAttcaaacatttaaaattgcccGCTTACATTAAACCTGAGAGAAAACGTGAAGAGGCTAGGGTTCTTGTActggaaattttgaatttcCTCTTCGGCGGCTGGATTGCGGCAGCGCTTCGCGGCTCTCGAAAATCCTAAGGAGACTAGGGgaagaatttcgaaaatatggaaTGAATTTTAGGTGCAATTTTCGAGATACtaggccctcctatttataggggttggctgctatcggGATCGAGTGATATCGCGTTGAAATCTGACTCAAATCTTTTATCTCGAATCGTGATCTATCTATCCGTGATTTGGGTGATAACCGAAATTCCAAATCTTCCATcccctaaatttcgaaattcacataggatatatatatatacatatattaattCGAATTCTAGTGATTTTATTATCTCATGCTTGATCTTTTATCCCGGTATCTTAATCTCAACTTAAATCTTATATCCTTTATCggctaattttcgaaattccttgATTAATTCTTGGATGGAGATAGATTTATTCCTCCCAAAATTTAAAGTTGCACGGTAAATAATACCATATAAATTTCGAGCTTCAAAATTCTGCACACGATAAAATTATCTACACGACTTAGATAATCTCAAAAGAAATCTTATATTctgaataataatatcaatatccAAGATTACACCATCCTAGTATAATCAAATTCTTAATCTGATATGATCACGATTGTACAAAATCCCGGGTTTTACATCACTCCCTCCTtatgggaagtttcgtcctcgaaacttgggttggctTGATCTAAGAAGAGGTACGGGTATTGATCCCTCATCCTTTCTTCTAGCTCCTATGTGGCTTCTCTTTCCGTGTGGTTAGACCATTGcaccttgacgtagggaatgattCGCCGTCTTAGGACCTGGTCCTTGGTGTCCACGATCCTGATGGGAACTTCTTCGTACTTTAGCTCTTCTCCCAAATTGCTTTCGATCATGAGCGATTCTGCTTCCAACGCGTGGCTTGGGTCCGAGATGTATTTTCGTAGTTGGGACACGTGGAAAACGTTGTGAATTCTAGACATGCTTGGTGGTAGTGTCAATCTGTATGCTAGCGTGCCTActttctccaaaatctcaaagggtCCCACATAACGAGGATTTAGCTTCCCAGCTTTACTGAATCGGACAACTCCTTTCATAGGCGATACTTTTACATAGGCCTTCTCGCCAACGTTGAATTCCACTGGTCTTCTTtcagatctgcccaactcttttgtcggtcttgagctgccttgagtttcTCTCGGACTACTGTAACCTTGTCTATTGTCATCTGTATGAGCTCGGGTCCTATTATTGCTTTTTCTCCCATTTCATCCCAATATAATGGTGAtcgacatttccttccatagagagcttcatatggagccatcccaatactgctgtgatagctgttattataagcaaactcgatCAATGGTAGCTGATTGCTccaattgctactgaattcTAGGGCGCACGCtcgcagcatatcttccaagGTTTGAATGGTTCTCTCGGTTtggccatcggtttgagggtgataGGCCGTACTAAGAGTAACTTTTGTTCCCATGGCCccctgaaagctcttccaaTAACGTGAGACGAAccttgggtctctgtcagacaggaTGCTCACTGGTACTCCATGAAGTCGTACAATATTGTCCATATACAGTGTAGCTAACTTGTCCAGATTGTAGTTCATATGGACGGGTAGGGAGTGTGCGGATTTTgtaagtctatctacgattacccatattccgtcTTGACCTTGCCTCGACTTTGGTAAccctaccacaaagtccatggagatatgttcccatttccactctggtaTCTCCAAAGGTTGCAATAATCCTCCAGGTCGCTGGTGCTCTCCTTTGACCTGTTGACACACTCGGCATTTGGCAACAAATTCTGCCACGTCTCttttcattccattccaccaaAAATTCCTCTTAAGGTCTCTGTACATTTTTTGACTCcctggatggactgaaaatttggacttgtgcgcttctgacagtatttcttggcgaaggttatcACTGTCTGGTACACAcagtcgtcctttcatccatatGACTCCTTTGTCATCAATTTGTAGATCTTGAGACTTCCATTCTCTGACTTGCTCCTTAAATTTGGTCAGTACCGGGTCTTGATCttggtttaacttgacggtctcctGCAGACATGGCTGGGCTGAGAGGGAAGCTAGAGTAACTTTTCCTGGGCCCTtccgacttagtgcatcagccaCTTTGTTTGATTTacctggatggtagcttatggtcaagtcatagtccttcagtAGTTCGATCCACcgcctttgcctcatgttcagttctttttgggtgaacaagtacttgaggctctggtgatctgtgaaaatctcacacttggcaccatatagatagtgcctccaaattttcaaagcaaagacaactGCTGCTAACTCCAGATCGTGCGTAGGGTAGTTCTGctcgtgcggtttcaactgccttgatgcgtaagcgatcactcttccctcttgcatgagtacgcatcccagaccttccttagaagcatcactgtagatggtgaattccTTATCCTCAGTGGGTAAGATTAGTACTGACGTGGATGCGAGCTTTTTTTTTAATGTCTGAAAACTTTTCTCGCAACCTTCGTCCCAGACTTACTTGGAATTCTTCTGATTAAGTTTAGTCAGTGGTATGGCAATTGAAGAAAAACCTTCAACGAACTTTCTGTAATAACCTGCCAGTCCAAGAAAGCTCCTGATGTTTGTGGCGTTTTTAGGTTTTGGCCATTCTGTAATTGCCTCGACTTTtctgggatccactgatactcctgcttcagagatcacatgtcctaaaaaggatacactgtttagccagaactcacatttcttaaacttaGCATAGAGTTCCTTCTCTCTCAAAATCTGAAGTGCAATGCGGAGGTGCTCTTCGTGATATTTCTCGTTAGAAGAATAGACgaggatgtcgtcaataaataTCACTATGAACTGATCCAGGAATGGTTTGAACACTCTATTCATTAGGTTCATGAAGGCTGCAGGCGCGTTGGTCAGTCTGAAAGGCATTACtgtgaactcataatgcccatatcgtGTCCGAAAAGCTGTTTTGGGGATATCTTCTGCCCTGACCTTCTGTTGGTGGTATCCAGTCCTCAGATCCAGTTTAGAAAATACTGCGGCTCTCTTaagctgatcaaataggtcGTCAATCCTCGGGAAGGGGTACTTGTTCTTAATAgtgatcttgttcagttctctatagtcgatgcacaatctcatactcccaTATTTTTTCCTTACAAAgagtactggagctccccatggGGACACACTTGGTCGGACTTGCTTTTTGTCCAGCAATTCTTAGAGTTGCTCCTTTAACTCCTTGAGTTCATCTGGCGCCATCCTGTAAGGTGCTTTCGAAATTGGTGCTGCACCAGGAACCGGATTAATTTCGAACTCGACTTTGCGGTCCGGGACTATCCCTGTGAGTTCTTCTGGAAAAACATCCGAGAACTCACATACTACTGGGATGTCTTCTATCTTCAGTTCGACTTTTCCTTGCACTTCGCTAAACATTTCTAGGTAGATATCTTCTCCGGACTTCATGGCCTTCCATGCTTGGGAAGCGGAAAGGAGTGATTTCCGTTCCTTGTATTCACCATGATACACGATCTCTTCCTGATTTGGGGTTCGGAGCTTCACTCTTTTCCCTTTACAATCCACTAATGCATTGTTtctggctaaccaatccatttcTTGAATGATGTCGAAGTCGGCCATAACTAATTGTATCAGGTCTGCACTGAATATTTGATTACCGATACTGATTAAATAGTCCCTGTGAATCTCGTGAGTTTCGATGGCCTTACTTGTCGGTGTAGCTATTCGAAAAGGTTCAGCTAATACTTCGGGCTTAAGTCCTAGTTTCTTAGCAAGTCTCTTAGACATAAAggaatgcgtagcaccacaatcaaataacgcATAAGCAGACACTTTTTGAATTAGGATTGTATCTGACACAACTTCATTGGCGTCGTCGGCCTCTTCTTGAGTCATAGCAAAGACCCTGGCGTTAGGCTTGCCTTCCTTTGGCTTGTTGGGGTTAGCTCCTGTATTTTTCCCAGTTTCCTTGTTGGGCCCGGCTGCTTGGTTGGCGGCAGTAGGACATTCGGCAATTCGGTGTCCCGCTTTCCCACATCCGAAGCATACGCCACTATTTCTTCGGCATTCTCCCAGGTGTCGTAAGTGACAAGTTGGGCAAGGCTTAATATCTTGGTAGCTTGAGGTAGGTGAAGGCCCTTTAGACAGTCCATCGGACTTGTTAGGCTTCTTGAAAGTCTGATTGCTATGTGAGGATTGACTATTCATAGGCCTTTTGTTCTTATTTTCCTTCTCCCTGCGCTGGATATCAGTTTCAGCTCGGATAGTTGCGCCCATTAGGTCTGAAAAATTCGCGGGTTGGTAGACTGCTAGAGCTGATTGGATCCTGCTGTTCAATCCCCTTTTAAAACGGTGCAATTTCAAAACTTCGTCCGCCATGATTGCCAGAGCGTAAGATCCAAGGGCATTAAACTGGGAGGTGTATTC
This window contains:
- the LOC142519877 gene encoding uncharacterized protein LOC142519877, which codes for MSVVEYTSQFNALGSYALAIMADEVLKLHRFKRGLNSRIQSALAVYQPANFSDLMGATIRAETDIQRREKENKNKRPMNSQSSHSNQTFKKPNKSDGLSKGPSPTSSYQDIKPCPTCHLRHLGECRRNSGVCFGCGKAGHRIAECPTAANQAAGPNKETGKNTGANPNKPKEGKPNARVFAMTQEEADDANEVVSDTILIQKVSAYALFDCGATHSFMSKRLAKKLGLKPEVLAEPFRIATPTSKAIETHEIHRDYLISIGNQIFSADLIQLVMADFDIIQEMDWLARNNALVDCKGKRVKLRTPNQEEIVYHGEYKERKSLLSASQAWKAMKSGEDIYLEMFSEVQGKVELKIEDIPVVCEFSDVFPEELTGIVPDRKVEFEINPVPGAAPISKAPYRMAPDELKELKEQL